In Tenacibaculum pacificus, a single window of DNA contains:
- the proS gene encoding proline--tRNA ligase, which yields MSKHLTKRDEDYSKWYNELVVKADLAENSAVRGCMVIKPYGYAIWENMQKELDRMFKETGHQNAYFPLLVPKSLFEAEEKNAEGFAKECAVVTHYRLENDPENKGKLRVDPNAKLEEELVIRPTSEAIIWNTYKGWVQSYRDLPLLINQWANVVRWEMRTRLFLRTAEFLWQEGHTAHATKTEAVSEAKQMQEVYATFAEEFMAMPVIKGAKSESERFAGAEDTYTIEALMQDGKALQAGTSHFLGQNFAKAFDVKYTSKEGKKEYVWATSWGVSTRLIGGLIMTHSDDAGLVLPPKLAPIQVVIVPIYKGDDQLEAISEKVAVIVKELRKKGVSVKFDDRDTYRPGAKFAEYELKGVPVRVAMGNRDLENGTVEVARRDTFEKQTVAIDNVVDVITNLLEEIQENLFKRALDYRANHTTEVTTFDEFKDAIENKGGFVLAHWDGTEETEEKIKDLTKATIRCIPNDAKEEAGTCIFTGNPSSKKVLFAKAY from the coding sequence ATGAGCAAACATTTAACAAAAAGAGACGAAGATTATTCGAAATGGTATAACGAATTGGTGGTAAAAGCTGATTTAGCTGAAAACTCAGCCGTTAGAGGATGTATGGTTATTAAACCCTACGGATATGCTATTTGGGAAAATATGCAAAAAGAACTAGATAGAATGTTTAAAGAAACAGGACATCAAAACGCTTATTTTCCGTTACTTGTACCCAAAAGTTTATTTGAAGCTGAAGAAAAAAATGCCGAAGGATTTGCTAAAGAATGTGCGGTTGTAACACATTATCGTTTAGAAAATGATCCTGAGAATAAAGGGAAATTAAGAGTTGACCCGAACGCTAAATTAGAAGAAGAATTAGTAATTCGCCCAACATCAGAAGCAATTATTTGGAACACTTATAAAGGTTGGGTTCAATCATACCGTGATTTACCTTTATTGATAAATCAATGGGCAAACGTAGTTCGTTGGGAAATGCGTACTCGTTTATTTTTAAGAACAGCAGAATTTTTATGGCAAGAAGGGCATACCGCTCACGCAACTAAAACAGAAGCTGTATCAGAAGCAAAACAAATGCAAGAAGTATATGCAACTTTTGCTGAAGAATTTATGGCGATGCCAGTTATAAAAGGAGCTAAATCTGAAAGCGAACGTTTTGCAGGTGCTGAAGATACTTATACTATTGAAGCATTAATGCAAGATGGAAAAGCTTTACAAGCAGGAACATCTCATTTTTTAGGACAGAATTTTGCAAAAGCTTTTGATGTAAAATATACTTCTAAAGAAGGAAAGAAAGAATACGTTTGGGCTACTTCTTGGGGAGTTTCAACGCGTTTAATCGGTGGGTTAATTATGACACATTCTGATGATGCTGGTTTAGTATTACCTCCAAAATTAGCGCCTATTCAAGTAGTAATTGTTCCTATATATAAAGGTGATGACCAATTAGAAGCTATTTCTGAAAAAGTAGCTGTAATTGTAAAAGAGTTACGTAAAAAAGGAGTTTCTGTTAAATTTGATGATAGAGACACTTACAGACCAGGTGCAAAGTTTGCTGAATATGAGTTAAAAGGAGTTCCTGTAAGAGTTGCAATGGGTAATCGTGATTTAGAAAACGGTACTGTTGAGGTTGCTCGTCGTGATACTTTCGAAAAACAAACGGTTGCTATTGATAACGTTGTAGATGTTATTACCAATTTATTAGAAGAGATTCAAGAGAATTTATTTAAAAGAGCTTTAGATTATAGAGCGAATCACACTACAGAGGTGACTACTTTCGATGAATTTAAAGATGCTATTGAAAATAAAGGAGGATTTGTACTAGCACACTGGGACGGAACTGAAGAAACTGAAGAGAAAATTAAAGATCTTACAAAAGCTACTATTAGATGTATTCCTAATGATGCTAAAGAAGAGGCGGGAACTTGTATTTTTACAGGAAATCCTTCTTCTAAAAAAGTACTTTTTGCAAAAGCGTACTAG